A genomic window from Alkalihalobacillus sp. AL-G includes:
- the hslV gene encoding ATP-dependent protease subunit HslV, which produces MSSFHATTIFAVHHNGGYAMAGDGQVTFGNAVVMKHTARKVRKLYNGHVLAGFAGSVADAFTLFEKFEAKLEEYNGNLQRSAVELAKEWRGDKMLRKLEAMLIVMNKETLLLVSGTGEVIEPDDGILAIGSGGNYALAAGRALKHHGEHLSAEDIAKSALEIAADICVYTNDQIIVEQLT; this is translated from the coding sequence TTGAGTTCATTTCATGCAACAACGATTTTCGCTGTTCATCATAATGGTGGATACGCAATGGCTGGTGACGGCCAAGTGACATTTGGTAACGCTGTGGTAATGAAACATACAGCACGTAAGGTACGAAAGCTTTATAACGGTCACGTGCTCGCTGGTTTTGCTGGTTCAGTAGCAGATGCATTCACGTTATTTGAAAAATTCGAAGCCAAGCTCGAAGAATATAATGGAAATCTGCAACGTTCCGCGGTTGAACTCGCAAAAGAGTGGCGTGGTGATAAAATGCTTCGTAAGCTTGAAGCTATGTTGATCGTGATGAACAAAGAAACACTTTTATTAGTTTCAGGTACTGGCGAGGTGATTGAGCCGGATGATGGAATCCTTGCAATTGGTTCTGGTGGAAATTACGCCCTTGCCGCCGGCAGAGCGCTAAAACACCATGGGGAACATCTATCTGCAGAGGACATCGCGAAAAGCGCATTGGAAATTGCTGCTGACATATGTGTTTATACGAATGATCAAATAATTGTGGAACAATTAACGTGA
- a CDS encoding EscU/YscU/HrcU family type III secretion system export apparatus switch protein, with the protein MSDKNVRKSVVAMKYEESRSAAPRVIAKGKGATADEILSIANEYKIPVQEDPSLVQLLSKLDINEEIPPNLYQAVAEVFAFIYQLDQSVKRPD; encoded by the coding sequence ATGAGTGACAAAAATGTACGTAAATCCGTCGTCGCTATGAAATATGAAGAAAGTAGGTCTGCTGCACCACGAGTCATCGCGAAAGGAAAGGGAGCAACGGCTGATGAAATCCTTTCGATTGCAAATGAATACAAAATACCTGTTCAGGAGGACCCATCCTTAGTACAGTTACTTTCAAAACTGGATATTAATGAAGAAATTCCTCCGAATTTGTATCAGGCGGTGGCAGAAGTATTTGCCTTTATCTATCAATTGGACCAATCGGTAAAACGACCTGACTGA
- the xerC gene encoding tyrosine recombinase XerC yields the protein MNEDVHLFIEYLQIEKNSSQHTIINYRNDIDDFVLFMKQQGINLFAAVSYVHVRHYLTLLHEKQYARRSVARKVSSLRSLYRFLLREDRVKQNPFSMASLPKKSHRLPKFFYKEELEELFKVSDMTKPLGQRNQALLELFYGTGIRVSECCQLSLKDVDMGIETILVKGKGRKERYVPIGSYAIEALERYLADGRPSLMKSKQHDMIFVNYRGEPLAQSGVRKVLRELIKKTSLTMHITPHMLRHTFATHLLNEGADLRAVQELLGHSNLTATQVYTHVTKDRLQHLYKTYHPRA from the coding sequence ATGAACGAAGACGTGCACCTTTTCATTGAATACTTACAGATTGAAAAGAACAGCTCACAACACACAATTATTAATTACCGGAATGACATCGATGATTTTGTACTCTTTATGAAGCAGCAAGGGATTAACCTATTTGCTGCTGTTTCTTATGTTCACGTTCGACACTATCTTACACTTCTCCATGAAAAGCAGTATGCACGGAGAAGTGTCGCAAGGAAAGTTTCTTCATTACGGAGTTTGTATCGTTTTCTTTTGCGTGAGGATCGTGTCAAACAGAATCCTTTTTCTATGGCATCTCTTCCAAAGAAAAGCCATCGTCTCCCCAAATTCTTTTATAAAGAAGAACTTGAGGAGTTGTTTAAAGTTTCAGACATGACGAAGCCCCTAGGTCAGAGAAATCAGGCCTTGCTCGAACTGTTTTACGGTACAGGAATTCGTGTAAGTGAATGCTGTCAGCTGTCGCTTAAGGATGTTGATATGGGAATTGAAACCATTCTTGTAAAAGGAAAGGGACGGAAAGAACGATATGTGCCGATCGGAAGCTATGCAATTGAAGCTTTGGAACGTTATCTTGCGGACGGTCGCCCATCCTTGATGAAGTCAAAACAGCATGACATGATATTTGTGAATTACAGAGGTGAGCCACTTGCTCAAAGTGGTGTTCGGAAGGTGCTGCGGGAGTTGATTAAGAAAACATCCCTCACGATGCATATAACTCCGCACATGCTACGACATACGTTTGCAACACATCTATTGAATGAAGGAGCCGACCTTAGAGCTGTCCAGGAGTTATTAGGTCACTCCAATCTGACGGCAACCCAAGTCTATACACACGTAACGAAAGACCGTTTACAACACTTGTATAAAACGTATCATCCCCGAGCATAG
- the codY gene encoding GTP-sensing pleiotropic transcriptional regulator CodY has product MKLLEKTRRINALLQESGGKPVNFKEMGETLRDVIEANIFVVSRRGKLLGFSLIQEIENERMKQMLVDRQFPTDYTKNLFNINETSSNLDIQSEYTAFPVENRDLFDKGLTTIVPIVGAGERLGTLILSRLNESFEDDDLILAEYGATVVGTEILREKTEEIEEEARNKAVVQMAISSLSYSELEAIEHIFEELDGNEGLLVASKIADRVGITRSVIVNALRKLESAGVIESRSLGMKGTYIKVLNDKFLHELSKLKAM; this is encoded by the coding sequence ATGAAATTATTAGAAAAAACAAGAAGGATTAATGCATTATTACAAGAATCTGGTGGTAAACCGGTAAACTTTAAGGAAATGGGAGAAACACTACGCGATGTGATCGAAGCGAATATTTTCGTAGTAAGTCGACGCGGAAAGCTGTTAGGTTTTTCTCTCATACAAGAAATCGAGAACGAGCGCATGAAGCAAATGCTCGTAGATCGCCAATTCCCAACGGATTACACGAAGAACCTGTTTAACATAAATGAAACATCGTCGAATTTGGACATTCAAAGTGAGTATACCGCTTTTCCAGTTGAAAACAGGGACTTGTTTGATAAAGGTCTTACAACAATTGTTCCGATCGTAGGTGCAGGTGAGCGTCTTGGCACATTGATTTTATCAAGATTGAATGAATCCTTCGAAGATGATGATTTGATTCTTGCGGAATATGGTGCAACAGTTGTAGGTACTGAGATTCTTAGGGAGAAAACCGAGGAAATTGAAGAAGAAGCGCGTAATAAAGCGGTTGTACAGATGGCGATCAGCTCATTATCATATAGTGAGCTAGAGGCGATTGAGCACATTTTTGAGGAGCTTGACGGTAATGAGGGTCTTCTCGTTGCAAGTAAGATTGCGGACCGAGTGGGAATTACTCGTTCGGTTATCGTGAATGCGCTCCGTAAGCTTGAGAGTGCAGGTGTAATCGAGTCTCGTTCTCTCGGTATGAAAGGAACGTACATTAAGGTATTGAACGATAAGTTTTTGCATGAGTTATCGAAACTGAAGGCAATGTAA
- the sucC gene encoding ADP-forming succinate--CoA ligase subunit beta, protein MNIHEYQGKEILRKYGVSVPNGKVAFSVDDAVAAARELGTEINVVKAQIHAGGRGKAGGVKVAKNLDEVRTYAEEILGKTLVTHQTGPEGKEVKRLLIEEGCDIKKEYYVGLVMDRATSRIVMMASEEGGTEIEEVAEETPEKIFKEVIDPVVGLSPYQARRLAFGINIPKELVNKAVKFMMGLYTAFVEKDCSIAEINPLVVTGDGNVMALDAKLNFDSNALYRHKDILEYRDLEEEDPKEIEASQYDLSYISLDGNIGCMVNGAGLAMATMDIIKYYGGDPANFLDVGGGATAEKVTEAFKIILSDKNVKGIFVNIFGGIMKCDIIAEGVIEATKQVGLELPLVVRLEGTNVELGKKLLNESGLNITAAESMADGAEKIVSLVK, encoded by the coding sequence ATGAATATCCACGAGTATCAAGGAAAAGAAATCTTGAGAAAGTATGGAGTTTCAGTTCCTAATGGAAAAGTTGCGTTTTCTGTAGATGATGCAGTTGCAGCAGCAAGAGAACTTGGAACTGAAATTAATGTAGTCAAAGCTCAAATTCACGCTGGTGGACGTGGGAAAGCTGGCGGTGTTAAGGTTGCAAAAAATCTTGATGAAGTACGTACATATGCAGAAGAGATTTTAGGCAAAACACTCGTAACCCACCAAACAGGTCCTGAAGGTAAGGAAGTTAAGCGTTTACTTATCGAAGAAGGCTGCGATATTAAAAAAGAATATTATGTTGGCCTTGTCATGGACCGTGCGACCTCTCGCATTGTTATGATGGCATCAGAAGAAGGTGGTACTGAGATTGAAGAAGTAGCTGAAGAGACTCCTGAGAAAATTTTCAAGGAGGTCATCGATCCAGTAGTAGGTCTTAGTCCATACCAAGCTCGTCGTTTAGCGTTCGGCATCAACATCCCGAAAGAGCTTGTAAACAAAGCGGTCAAGTTCATGATGGGCTTATATACTGCTTTTGTTGAAAAGGATTGCTCAATTGCTGAAATCAACCCGCTCGTAGTTACTGGCGACGGAAATGTGATGGCTCTTGATGCGAAATTGAATTTTGATTCTAATGCCCTTTATCGTCACAAGGATATTCTTGAATATCGTGACCTCGAAGAAGAGGATCCAAAGGAAATCGAAGCATCGCAGTATGACCTTAGCTATATCTCATTAGATGGGAACATCGGCTGTATGGTTAACGGTGCTGGACTTGCGATGGCAACGATGGATATCATCAAATACTATGGCGGGGACCCCGCAAACTTCCTCGACGTTGGGGGCGGTGCAACTGCTGAAAAGGTAACGGAAGCATTTAAAATCATTTTATCTGATAAAAATGTTAAAGGGATCTTCGTTAATATTTTCGGCGGAATTATGAAATGTGACATCATCGCTGAGGGTGTCATCGAAGCAACGAAGCAGGTCGGATTAGAACTACCGCTTGTTGTTCGTCTTGAAGGAACTAACGTAGAGCTTGGTAAAAAGCTGTTGAATGAATCTGGATTAAACATAACCGCGGCTGAATCGATGGCTGACGGTGCGGAAAAAATTGTATCACTAGTAAAGTAG
- the topA gene encoding type I DNA topoisomerase, giving the protein MADYLVIVESPAKAKTIEKYLGKKYIVRASMGHVRDLPRSQMGVDVSNYYEPKYITIRGKGPVLKDLKAAAKKVKKIYLAADPDREGEAIAWHLAHSLDIDDRSECRVVFNEITKQAIKDSFKRPRAINMDLVDAQQARRVLDRLVGYNISPLLWKKVKKGLSAGRVQSVALRMIVEREKEIQNFKPEEYWKIKALFNKSGETFEASFFELNGKKVDLNQEEDVKEVLKHIKGDTFEVTSVQKKERKRNPAAPFTTSSLQQEAARKLNFRAKKTMMLAQQLYEGIDIGKEGTVGLITYMRTDSTRISDVAKTEAKEYIQNSFGKQFANPRAQGKKSNKTQDAHEAVRPTSTLRDPKIMKQFLSRDQLRLYKLIWERFVASQMAPAVMDTMAVNLDNNGVRFRANGSKVKFPGFMKVYVEGNDDNKAEEDKVLPDLKEGSNVKTENIEPSQHFTQPPPRYTEARLVKTMEELGIGRPSTYAPTLDTIQKRGYVALDSRKFVPTELGEIVLNLILEFFPEVINVEFTAEMETSLDHIEEGTAEWEKIIDEFYQSFEKKLKIAEEEMKEVEIQDEPAGEDCEKCGSGMVYKMGRYGKFMACSNFPDCRNTKPIVKEIGVECPNCHKGSIVERKSKKRRIFYGCNRYPNCDFVSWDKPISRPCPKCESLLVEKKSKKGTTVQCTKCDYKEKQN; this is encoded by the coding sequence ATGGCTGATTATCTAGTAATAGTAGAATCTCCCGCCAAAGCAAAGACGATTGAGAAGTATCTCGGTAAAAAGTATATCGTACGAGCTTCAATGGGACATGTTCGTGACCTGCCCAGAAGTCAAATGGGCGTTGATGTTAGCAATTATTATGAACCTAAATATATTACGATTCGAGGAAAAGGTCCGGTACTTAAGGATTTGAAAGCAGCTGCAAAAAAGGTAAAGAAAATTTATCTCGCGGCTGACCCCGATCGTGAAGGTGAAGCTATCGCATGGCATCTAGCACATAGTCTTGATATTGATGACCGCTCTGAATGTCGTGTCGTGTTCAATGAAATTACAAAGCAAGCAATCAAAGATTCCTTTAAAAGACCAAGAGCCATCAATATGGATTTAGTTGATGCCCAACAAGCAAGACGGGTGTTAGACCGACTTGTCGGATATAACATTAGTCCATTACTTTGGAAAAAGGTTAAAAAGGGACTTAGTGCGGGGCGTGTTCAATCTGTTGCATTAAGAATGATTGTTGAACGTGAAAAAGAAATTCAAAATTTCAAACCAGAGGAATACTGGAAAATCAAAGCGTTATTTAATAAAAGTGGAGAAACATTTGAAGCTTCCTTTTTCGAATTGAATGGTAAGAAGGTAGACTTGAATCAGGAAGAAGATGTAAAAGAAGTTCTGAAGCATATAAAAGGTGACACGTTTGAAGTAACATCGGTTCAGAAGAAAGAACGTAAACGTAACCCAGCTGCTCCGTTTACGACATCTTCCCTTCAACAGGAAGCCGCAAGAAAATTGAACTTCCGTGCAAAGAAAACGATGATGCTTGCTCAACAATTATATGAAGGAATTGATATTGGAAAAGAAGGAACAGTCGGTTTGATTACATACATGAGAACCGATTCCACACGGATTTCCGACGTTGCAAAAACTGAAGCAAAAGAATACATCCAGAACAGTTTTGGAAAACAATTTGCCAATCCTAGAGCACAAGGAAAAAAATCAAACAAGACACAGGATGCTCACGAAGCAGTTCGTCCTACATCAACACTACGGGATCCAAAAATAATGAAACAATTTTTGAGTCGCGACCAATTACGGTTATATAAATTAATTTGGGAACGATTTGTTGCGAGCCAAATGGCACCTGCAGTTATGGATACTATGGCAGTCAACCTTGATAATAATGGTGTTCGTTTCCGTGCGAATGGTTCAAAGGTGAAATTCCCTGGATTTATGAAGGTATATGTGGAAGGAAACGATGATAACAAGGCAGAGGAAGACAAGGTTCTACCTGACTTGAAGGAAGGCTCAAATGTGAAAACGGAAAATATCGAGCCAAGTCAACACTTTACACAACCGCCGCCTCGTTACACGGAAGCAAGACTTGTAAAAACGATGGAGGAGCTCGGTATTGGTCGGCCTTCAACGTATGCACCGACTCTAGATACGATCCAAAAGCGTGGTTATGTTGCATTGGATTCAAGGAAATTCGTTCCTACGGAATTAGGTGAAATCGTTCTTAACCTGATACTGGAGTTTTTCCCTGAAGTGATTAATGTTGAATTTACGGCCGAGATGGAAACGAGCCTTGATCATATTGAAGAAGGAACTGCTGAATGGGAAAAAATCATTGATGAGTTTTACCAAAGCTTTGAGAAAAAGTTAAAGATTGCAGAAGAAGAAATGAAAGAAGTTGAAATTCAAGATGAACCTGCCGGTGAGGATTGTGAAAAATGCGGCAGTGGAATGGTTTATAAAATGGGTCGTTACGGTAAGTTTATGGCATGTTCCAATTTTCCTGATTGTCGAAACACAAAACCAATTGTCAAGGAAATCGGAGTTGAATGCCCGAATTGCCATAAAGGCAGCATTGTCGAGCGGAAAAGTAAAAAACGTCGGATTTTTTACGGATGCAATCGTTACCCAAATTGCGATTTTGTATCGTGGGATAAACCGATCAGTCGTCCGTGTCCGAAATGTGAAAGCTTGCTCGTTGAAAAGAAATCAAAAAAAGGCACAACTGTTCAATGTACAAAATGTGACTACAAAGAGAAACAAAACTAG
- the dprA gene encoding DNA-processing protein DprA — translation MLLNQPKDRLIYLSQSRGIGRKILSKMLAEDITLKSFFNRSSVELQQRFNLSPYVVQEIYDQEKQSKFQKKYHTYAQQDIQIITILDDEYPEVLREIYDPPFVLYIKGNLDVLQSEKRLSVVGTRDPSENGLKSLRKIVEPLVVQKWTIVSGLAYGIDIHAHKLALTSGGKTIAVLGSGFYHIYPAEHASIASIIGENHLLLSEYPPDTKPSKWQFPMRNRIISGLSRGTLIIEAREKSGSLITGDQALQQGREVFAVPGSIMEPRAGGTNRLIQQGAKLTTSVEDILEELMNITAYV, via the coding sequence TTGTTGTTGAATCAACCGAAGGATCGTTTAATCTATCTGTCTCAAAGCCGTGGTATTGGTAGAAAAATACTTTCAAAAATGCTTGCAGAGGATATTACATTAAAAAGCTTCTTTAATCGATCATCTGTTGAACTACAGCAACGATTCAATTTAAGCCCGTATGTTGTTCAGGAAATATACGATCAAGAAAAACAATCAAAATTTCAAAAGAAATATCATACATACGCACAGCAAGACATACAAATCATTACAATATTGGACGATGAATACCCTGAGGTGTTAAGGGAAATTTACGATCCACCGTTTGTACTATACATAAAAGGGAACCTGGATGTACTTCAGTCTGAAAAACGTTTAAGCGTCGTTGGGACAAGAGACCCTTCTGAAAATGGGTTGAAAAGTTTACGGAAGATCGTTGAACCGCTCGTGGTTCAAAAATGGACGATCGTCAGTGGGTTAGCGTATGGAATCGATATACACGCACATAAGTTAGCACTTACGTCTGGTGGAAAGACAATAGCTGTTTTAGGAAGTGGATTTTATCACATTTATCCCGCGGAGCATGCCTCGATTGCTTCCATTATCGGAGAAAATCATTTACTCCTAAGTGAGTATCCTCCTGACACAAAGCCTTCTAAATGGCAATTTCCGATGAGAAATAGGATTATCAGTGGTCTTTCAAGGGGAACCTTAATAATAGAAGCGCGAGAAAAGAGCGGATCACTCATAACTGGTGATCAAGCCCTTCAACAGGGGAGAGAAGTTTTTGCCGTCCCTGGTTCGATTATGGAACCCCGTGCTGGCGGGACTAATCGCCTCATCCAACAGGGGGCGAAATTAACAACTAGTGTAGAGGATATTCTGGAGGAACTGATGAATATTACAGCTTATGTTTGA
- the trmFO gene encoding FADH(2)-oxidizing methylenetetrahydrofolate--tRNA-(uracil(54)-C(5))-methyltransferase TrmFO has translation MTLQAVNVIGAGLAGSEAAWQLAKRGIHVHLYEMRPKTQTPAHHTDKFAELVCSNSLRSNALSNAVGVLKEEMRQLDSVIIQSADDCSVPAGGALAVDRHEFAAKVTERVKGHPNVTVHGEEMTEIPEGPTIISTGPLTSKQLSNALQSLTGEDYLYFYDAAAPILEVDSIDRDRVYLKSRYDKGEAAYLNCPMTEEEFDRFYEAVISAETVPLKEFEKEIFFEGCMPIEVMAMRGKKTMLFGPMKPVGLEDPKTGKKPYAVVQLRQDNKSGTLYNIVGFQTHMKWGPQKEVIRLIPGLENAEVVRYGVMHRNTFINSPKLLKPTYQYRDRDDLFFAGQMTGVEGYVESAASGLIAGINAARLVEGKELVVFPIETALGSMAEYITTANPKNFQPMNANFGLFPPLEQRIKNKKERNEMIASRALGTIQNFITNL, from the coding sequence TTGACTTTACAAGCAGTAAATGTAATAGGCGCAGGCCTCGCGGGTAGTGAGGCTGCATGGCAGCTTGCCAAACGTGGCATCCACGTTCATCTTTACGAGATGCGTCCAAAAACGCAAACCCCGGCACATCATACGGATAAATTTGCGGAGCTTGTTTGCAGTAATTCTCTTCGTTCCAATGCATTATCGAATGCAGTTGGTGTTTTAAAAGAGGAAATGAGACAACTGGATTCTGTCATTATTCAAAGTGCGGACGACTGTTCAGTTCCTGCCGGTGGAGCACTTGCAGTAGATCGTCATGAGTTTGCAGCAAAAGTAACCGAACGAGTTAAAGGACATCCGAATGTTACCGTCCATGGAGAAGAAATGACGGAGATCCCGGAAGGACCTACGATTATCTCAACCGGTCCCTTAACTTCGAAACAGCTTTCAAATGCACTTCAATCGTTAACTGGGGAAGATTATTTGTATTTTTATGATGCAGCAGCACCGATTCTTGAAGTCGATAGTATCGATCGAGACAGGGTGTACTTGAAATCACGCTATGATAAAGGGGAAGCTGCATACCTTAATTGTCCGATGACAGAAGAGGAGTTCGACCGGTTTTATGAAGCGGTCATCTCTGCAGAAACGGTTCCTTTAAAAGAATTCGAGAAAGAGATTTTCTTTGAAGGCTGTATGCCGATTGAAGTAATGGCAATGCGAGGTAAGAAGACAATGCTTTTCGGACCGATGAAGCCTGTGGGTCTAGAGGATCCAAAGACAGGAAAAAAACCATACGCTGTGGTTCAGCTCAGACAAGATAATAAATCTGGGACATTATACAATATCGTTGGATTTCAAACCCATATGAAGTGGGGTCCCCAAAAAGAAGTTATCCGTCTAATTCCTGGATTAGAGAATGCGGAGGTCGTTCGATACGGGGTCATGCATCGGAACACATTCATTAATTCTCCGAAGCTATTGAAACCGACATATCAATACAGAGATCGTGATGACCTTTTCTTTGCAGGACAAATGACGGGTGTAGAAGGCTATGTAGAAAGTGCTGCATCTGGATTGATTGCTGGAATCAATGCAGCCCGACTTGTTGAAGGGAAGGAACTTGTAGTTTTTCCTATTGAAACCGCCCTTGGTAGTATGGCTGAATATATTACAACGGCAAACCCGAAAAACTTTCAACCGATGAACGCGAATTTTGGGTTATTTCCTCCATTGGAGCAAAGAATCAAGAATAAGAAGGAACGGAATGAAATGATTGCTTCCAGGGCACTGGGAACAATTCAGAATTTTATAACAAATTTGTGA
- the sucD gene encoding succinate--CoA ligase subunit alpha, whose amino-acid sequence MSVFVNKDTKVIVQGITGSTALFHTKQMLEYGTKIVGGVTPGKGGTEVEGVPVFNTVQEAVEQTGANASVIYVPAPFAADAIMEAVDADLDLAICITEHIPVLDMVKVKRYMEGKKTRLVGPNCPGVITPEECKIGIMPGYIHTKGHVGVVSRSGTLTYEAVHQLSQEGIGQSTAVGIGGDPVNGTDFIDTLKAFNEDEDTYAVIMIGEIGGTAEEEAAEWIKANMNKPVVGFIGGQTAPPGKRMGHAGAIISGGKGTAAEKIKTMNACGIKVADTPSVMGETLISVLKEQNLLERCKTHKS is encoded by the coding sequence ATGAGCGTATTTGTCAATAAAGATACAAAAGTGATCGTACAGGGGATTACAGGTTCCACTGCCCTTTTCCATACAAAGCAAATGCTAGAGTACGGAACAAAAATTGTCGGGGGTGTCACTCCTGGTAAAGGTGGAACGGAAGTCGAAGGAGTTCCTGTTTTTAATACCGTACAAGAAGCAGTAGAACAAACAGGCGCAAATGCATCGGTTATCTATGTTCCTGCACCATTTGCTGCGGATGCAATCATGGAAGCAGTGGACGCTGACTTGGATCTAGCGATCTGTATCACTGAGCATATTCCAGTTCTGGATATGGTTAAGGTTAAGCGATACATGGAAGGTAAGAAGACACGTTTGGTCGGTCCAAACTGTCCCGGAGTAATCACACCTGAAGAATGTAAGATCGGTATCATGCCTGGTTACATTCATACAAAAGGCCATGTCGGAGTTGTTTCACGTTCTGGAACGCTTACGTATGAAGCTGTACATCAGCTTTCACAAGAAGGGATTGGGCAATCGACAGCAGTTGGAATCGGTGGAGACCCAGTCAATGGTACTGATTTTATCGACACACTGAAAGCATTCAATGAAGATGAAGATACGTATGCGGTAATCATGATTGGTGAAATAGGTGGAACAGCTGAAGAAGAGGCTGCTGAATGGATTAAAGCAAACATGAACAAACCGGTCGTTGGATTCATCGGTGGACAAACTGCACCTCCTGGAAAGCGTATGGGACATGCTGGCGCAATCATTTCCGGAGGCAAAGGAACTGCCGCTGAAAAGATCAAAACGATGAATGCATGTGGAATTAAAGTAGCAGATACCCCTTCCGTGATGGGTGAAACGCTTATTTCAGTATTAAAGGAACAAAACTTATTAGAACGGTGTAAAACACATAAATCCTAA
- the hslU gene encoding HslU--HslV peptidase ATPase subunit, with product MNTNLTPRQIVERLDQYIVGQKNAKKAVAIALRNRYRRGLIDESIRDEVVPKNILMIGPTGVGKTEIARRLAKVVGAPFIKVEATKFTEVGYVGRDVESMVRDLVETSIRLVKEEKMAQVKDRAEQNANKRLVELLVPSKKSQQSNYKNPLEMLFGNQQESDPTESSQSEEQQVATKRKQIAHQLALGELEDRYVTVEVEEQQQGMMDMFQGAGLEQMGMNMQDMLGNLMPKKKKKRKLTVQEARKVLTHEEAHKLIDMDEVSQEAVTKAEQTGMIFVDEIDKIAGKGNQSADVSREGVQRDILPIVEGSTVVTKYGPVKTDHILFVAAGAFHIAKPSDLIPELQGRFPIRVELSSLTVDDFVSILVEPDNALTKQYVALLKTEGINIEFSDDAIYRIAKIATEVNEHTDNIGARRLHTILERLLEDLSFEAPDINLESITITPEYVDEKLGNIANDRDLSQYIL from the coding sequence ATGAACACGAATCTGACACCTAGACAAATTGTTGAACGACTTGATCAATATATCGTCGGACAAAAAAATGCGAAGAAAGCTGTTGCAATCGCCCTGCGTAATCGTTACCGAAGAGGCTTGATCGATGAGTCTATCCGTGATGAAGTCGTCCCGAAGAACATCCTGATGATCGGCCCTACCGGTGTCGGTAAGACTGAGATTGCGAGAAGACTTGCCAAGGTTGTCGGGGCACCTTTTATTAAGGTTGAAGCCACCAAATTCACTGAAGTCGGATACGTTGGTCGCGATGTTGAATCAATGGTTCGTGATTTAGTTGAAACGTCCATTCGACTTGTTAAAGAAGAGAAGATGGCACAAGTAAAGGACCGCGCTGAACAAAATGCAAACAAACGGCTTGTTGAACTACTTGTCCCTTCGAAAAAATCACAACAGTCCAATTATAAAAACCCATTGGAAATGTTATTTGGAAACCAGCAAGAATCGGATCCAACGGAAAGCAGTCAATCTGAAGAACAGCAGGTTGCCACTAAGCGAAAACAAATTGCTCACCAGCTTGCCCTCGGTGAGCTTGAGGACCGATATGTCACTGTCGAAGTGGAAGAGCAGCAACAGGGTATGATGGATATGTTTCAAGGTGCCGGTTTAGAACAAATGGGTATGAACATGCAGGATATGCTGGGAAACCTCATGCCAAAGAAAAAGAAAAAAAGGAAGCTGACCGTTCAGGAAGCCAGGAAAGTACTCACCCATGAGGAAGCACATAAATTGATCGATATGGATGAGGTCAGTCAAGAAGCGGTTACAAAAGCTGAACAAACGGGAATGATCTTTGTAGATGAGATCGATAAGATTGCCGGTAAAGGGAATCAATCGGCGGATGTTTCCAGGGAAGGGGTACAGCGTGATATACTCCCCATCGTGGAAGGTTCGACAGTTGTTACAAAATATGGTCCAGTCAAAACAGATCATATTCTGTTCGTTGCCGCCGGTGCTTTTCATATCGCAAAACCATCCGATCTTATCCCTGAGCTTCAAGGACGCTTTCCAATCCGGGTAGAGCTATCCAGTTTGACCGTTGACGATTTTGTTTCCATACTGGTCGAACCGGATAATGCGCTCACGAAACAATATGTAGCATTATTGAAAACGGAAGGTATAAACATAGAATTTTCTGACGATGCTATTTATAGAATTGCGAAGATTGCAACAGAAGTGAATGAACACACTGACAATATCGGAGCTCGGAGACTCCATACAATCCTTGAACGCTTATTGGAAGATCTCTCATTTGAAGCACCGGATATTAATCTGGAATCGATAACAATCACTCCGGAATATGTAGATGAAAAGCTAGGAAATATTGCAAATGATCGTGATTTGAGTCAGTACATTTTATAA